The proteins below are encoded in one region of Candidatus Cloacimonadota bacterium:
- the grpE gene encoding nucleotide exchange factor GrpE, whose product MTNKKKKAAAKASMPDKDMNMQNSREQEESLKETKIETASETTNSDEKVAVENSEQDEMAVLKKELAEYKDKYLRTMAEFENFRKRSISEKAEWIRHATKELALHICDVLDNFERALNQAKTEDLESPFGKGVQLIEKQLAKTLENEGVKKIEALGCEFDPEYHDALAHIASEYEENIVAAIIQNGYTMHDKVIRPVRVAVSNGNKMNTLEE is encoded by the coding sequence ATGACTAATAAAAAGAAGAAGGCAGCGGCGAAAGCTTCCATGCCGGATAAGGATATGAATATGCAGAATAGCAGAGAACAGGAAGAGAGCTTGAAAGAAACAAAGATTGAAACTGCATCGGAAACAACAAACAGTGATGAAAAAGTAGCTGTGGAAAACAGCGAACAGGACGAAATGGCAGTGCTGAAGAAGGAATTGGCAGAGTATAAGGATAAATACCTGAGAACCATGGCTGAATTCGAGAACTTCCGCAAACGCAGCATTAGCGAAAAAGCAGAGTGGATCAGGCACGCAACCAAGGAATTAGCACTACATATATGTGATGTTTTGGACAACTTTGAACGCGCCCTGAATCAGGCCAAGACTGAAGATTTGGAATCTCCATTTGGCAAGGGTGTACAACTGATAGAAAAACAACTGGCAAAGACTTTGGAAAACGAAGGAGTAAAGAAGATTGAGGCATTGGGATGTGAATTTGACCCGGAGTATCATGATGCTTTGGCGCATATTGCCAGTGAATATGAAGAGAATATTGTGGCCGCTATCATCCAGAATGGATATACCATGCACGACAAGGTGATCCGTCCGGTTCGGGTAGCGGTTTCAAATGGAAATAAAATGAATACCCTGGAGGAATAA